The Lacerta agilis isolate rLacAgi1 chromosome 5, rLacAgi1.pri, whole genome shotgun sequence genome has a segment encoding these proteins:
- the PER2 gene encoding LOW QUALITY PROTEIN: period circadian protein homolog 2 (The sequence of the model RefSeq protein was modified relative to this genomic sequence to represent the inferred CDS: deleted 1 base in 1 codon), which yields MSDYLEMANAENMDIQMKNEQNLDALQEDIEMNGGSSANYASENYSSGHDSHSNEGEENGKEATMIMESLDCLKSSELSSKSKTQKELIKTLQELKRYLPPDKRIKGKPSILATLKYALGSIKQVRANEEYYQLLMSNESYPCGLDVLSYTVEDVENITTEYIMKNADMFAVAVSLATGKILYISDQAASILHCKKDVFKNAKFVEFLAPQDVSVFYSSTTPYRLPSWTICNGVESTTQECMEEKSFFCRISAGKEEHTSEICYHPFRMTPYLIKVQDEDDQLCCVLLAEKVHSGYEAPRIPSNKRIFTTTHTPSCLFQDVDERAVPLLGYLPQDLIGTPVLVHLHPSDRPLMIAIHKKILQCGGQPFDYSPIRFCTRNGEYITLDTSWSSFINPWSRKISFIIGRHKVRTGPLNEDVFTRQCAEEKILHPPIREITEQIYRLLLQPVHNSGSSGYGSLGSNGSHEHLMSVASSSDSNGNNNEDTQRIPKPNSSQGICKDGHESKSKEHVFVNSRSKLESEKKYAEKSSDHVESATQPAENDAVGMACQRSLAAEELAWGEQPVYSYQQISCLDSVIRYLESCSAGDAVKKSQPSSNAASLNSDMLREKRHDIKTPTESVLSKSHIGPAELEIPEKSNASAVVGAHLTSLTLPGKPESVVSLTSQCSYSSTIVHVGDKKTQPELETIEDGPSGTEPMESQLIAPQSTTTQKNQEKESFKKLGLTKEVLAVHTQKEEQSFLTKCKEIKRFHIFQYNCSYYFQERPKGHPGNRGVHGPRHGSGIDQSWKKNGKNRKSKPKRQKPHNSSDSTTSGTKPPHRFPRLVPNSTAWSPSDTSQASYPGMPFPTVMSTYPLPVFPPTGTVPQGPEAPLSAFSESQDSGNPCHLPLSQFPNPLMTPVVALVLPNYMYPPANNGIPQAVYPDPPSFPAQPSFSSQAVFAAQPPFTASNTFPPQPFHYNPLAGREKTAVVESRNEQSRSCTPQSPGPQGQASPPLFQSRCSSPLQLNLLQLEEMPKVAESGAAGTLRSHGTLIDGGATSKPMSSDDCNKKASSPVGSPMEVQNSDAFSVSSDLLDILLQEDASSGTGSALSGSGVSAAAESLGSVSNGCGISGSGTGSSETSRTSKYFGSIDSSENNQKTKESKLEENEQFIKYVLQDPIWRLMANTDDTVMMTYQIPSRNLETVLEDDILKLKQMQKFQPKFTEEQKRELLEVHPWIQKGGLPGAVTNLECIYCEENVNSRLYAQDEEEIHKMEFNEMNEAIGENSSTTLNQVNSENV from the exons ATGAGTGACTATTTGGAAATGGCAAATGCAGAAAACATGGATATTCAGATGAAGAATGAACAAAATTTGGATGCCCTTCAGGAAgatattgaaatgaatggtggaTCCAGTGCAAATTATGCAAGTGAAAATTACTCCAGTGGGCATGATTCACATAGCAACGAGGGTGAAGAAAATGGGAAAGAAGCAACTATGATTATGGAATCTTTAGACTGCCTTAAAAG CAGCGAACTATCATCTAAATCTAAAACCCAGAAGGAACTAATTAAAACATTGCAGGAATTAAAAAGGTATCTTCCTCCTGATAAAAGGATCAAAGGCAAACCTAGTATCCTGGCAACTCTGAAGTATGCACTTGGAAGCATTAAGCAAGTTAGAG CCAATGAAGAATATTACCAGTTGTTGATGTCTAATGAAAGCTATCCTTGTGGCCTTGATGTATTGTCCTATACTGTGGAAGATGTTGAAAACATTACTACAGAATACATCATGAAGAATGCA gatatgtTTGCTGTAGCTGTTTCTTTGGCTACTGGGAAAATTCTGTACATCTCCGATCAAGCTGCCTCTATTCTCCACTGTAAGAAAGATGTATTTAAAAATGCCAAATTTGTGGAGTTTCTGGCACCTCAGGATGTCAGTGTGTTCTACAGCTCTACTACTCCATACAGATTGCCATCCTGGACTATTTGCAATGGAGTTG agTCTACCACCCAGGAGTGCATGGAGGAAAAGTCTTTTTTCTGCCGCATCAG tgCAGGGAAAGAGGAGCATACTAGTGAGATCTGCTACCACCCATTTCGTATGACTCCATACCTTATCAAAGTACAAGATGAAGATGATCAGCTTTGTTGTGTGTTGCTTGCAGAAAAGGTCCACTCTGGTTATGAAG caCCCAGAATTCCTTCTAATAAAAGGATATTTACAACTACACACACCCCAAGTTGTTTGTTCCAAGATGTAGATGAAAG aGCGGTGCCTTTGTTGGGATACTTGCCTCAGGACTTAATTGGAACTCCTGTCTTAGTGCATCTTCATCCAAGTGACAGACCTTTAATGATAGCAATTCACAAAAAAA ttCTTCAGTGCGGTGGACAGCCGTTTGATTATTCACCAATCAGGTTCTGCACCAGAAATGGTGAATACATAACTCTGGATACTAGCTGGTCCAGTTTCATCAATCCCTGGAGTCGAAAGATTTCTTTTATAATTGGAAGACACAAAGTTAGAAC TGGTCCcttgaacgaagatgtgtttaCACGTCAGTGCGCAGAAGAAAAAATCCTTCACCCACCCATCCGAGAAATTACAGAGCAAATATATCGGTTATTATTACAG CCTGTACATAACAGTGGCTCTAGTGGCTATGGAAGTTTGGGAAGCAATGGATCACATGAGCACCTAATGAGTGTGGCTTCATCCAGTGACAGCAATGGGAACAATAATGAAGATACCCAGAGGATACCCAAGCCT AACTCATCTCAAGGTATTTGTAAAGATGGACATGAGTCCAAAAGTAAAGAGCACGTCTTCGTCAATTCCAGATCGAAGCTTGAAAGTGAGAAAAAATATGCAG AGAAATCCAGTGACCACGTGGAAAGTGCTACTCAGCCAGCAGAAAATGATGCTGTTGGAATGGCTTGTCAGAGAAGTTTGGCTGCAGAAGAACTGGCTTGGGGAGAGCAACCTGTTTATTCCTATCAGCAGATCAGCTGTTTAGACAGTGTTATCAG GTATTTGGAAAGCTGCAGTGCAGGTGATGCAGTGAAGAAATCACAGCCTTCCTCGAATGCTGCTTCGCTGAATTCTGATATGCTTAGAGAGAAAAGGCATGACATTAAAACACCCACAG AAAGTGTGCTGTCAAAATCCCACATAGGTCCTGCGGAGTTGGAGATACCTGAGAAATCGAATGCTTCTGCTGTTGTTGGTGCTCACTTAACTTCTTTAACTTTGCCTGGCAAGCCAGAGAGTGTTGTATCTTTAACCAGTCAGTGCAGCTACAGCAGCACCATAGTTCATGTTGGAGACAAAAAAACACAGCCTGAATTAG aaacaATAGAAGATGGTCCCAGTGGAACAGAACCCATGGAGAGTCAGCTTATTGCTCCACAATCTACCACTACTCAAAAGAATCAAGAAAAAGAGTCATTTAAGAAATTGGGACTTACAAAGGAAGTCCTTGCAGTGCATACACAAAAAGAAGAGCAGAGCTTTCTGACCAAATGTAAAGAAATCAAAAGGTTCCATATTTTTCAATATAATTGCAGTTACTACTTTCAAGAAAGACCCAAAGGACATCCTGGTAACCGTG GTGTTCATGGACCACGACATGGCTCTGGAATAGATCAGTCTTGGAAGAAAAATGGGAAGAACAGGAAATCTAAGCCAAAACGACAGAAGCCACACAATTCTTCAGACAGCACAACTTCTGGTACGAAACCTCCACACAGGTTTCCCCGGCTTGTCCCAAATAGCACAGCCTGGTCTCCGTCAGATACTTCTCAAGCAAGTTATCCAGGAATGCCTTTTCCTACAGTTATGTCTACATACCCACTTCCAGTTTTTCCACCAACAGGAACTGTGCCACAAGGTCCTGAAGCGCCTCTTTCTGCTTTCAGTGAATCGCAGGACTCGGGAAATCCGTGTCACTTGCCATTATCACAGTTTCCCAACCCTCTGATGACTCCAGTGGTAGCACTTGTACTCCCCAACTACATGTATCCTCCAGCGAACAATGGGATCCCTCAAGCAGTTTATCCTGATCCACCTAGCTTTCCTGCTCAGCCTTCTTTCTCTTCCCAAGCAGTGTTTGCAGCACAGCCTCCATTCACTGCCTCAAACACATTCCCGCCTCAACCGTTCCACTATAATCCACTGGCAGGGAGGGAAAAGACTGCTGTTGTGGAATCTCGAAATGAGCAATCCCGTTCATGCACTCCACAGTCTCCTGGCCCACAAGGTCAAGCCTCACCACCATTGTTCCAGTCCAGGTGCAGTTCTCCTCTACAGTTGAACCTTCTGCAATTAGAAGAAATGCCCAAAGTGGCTGAAAGTGGTGCTGCTGGTACACTAAGAAGCCATGGAACTTTAATTGATGGAGGGGCGACAAGCAAACCCATGAGCTCAGatgactgcaataaaaaagcatcTTCCCCT GTTGGATCACCAATGGAAGTTCAAAATAGCGATGCCTTCTCTGTATCTAGTGATTTACTTGATATTTTACTCCAGGAAGATGCAAGTTCAGGCACTGGGTCTGCTTTGTCAGGAAGTGGTGTTTCAGCAGCTGCTGAGTCCTTAGGCTCAGTTTCAAATGGATGTGGCATATCAGGCAGTGGAACAG GAAGTAGTGAAACAAGTCGTACCAGCAAATATTTTGGGAGCATTGACTCATCGGAAAACAATCAGAAAACAAAGGAATCAAAACTGGAAGAAAATGAGCAGTTCATTAAATATGTCCTCCAGGATCCCATTTGGCGGTTGATGGCAAACACAGATGACACTGTTATGATGACTTACCAGATACCCTCCCG AAACTTGGAAACTGTTTTAGAAGACGACATACTGAAACTGAAACAAATGCAGAAGTTCCAGCCAAAATTTACTGAGGAGCAAAAGAGAGAGCTACTTGAAGTGCATCCATGGATTCAGAAGGGTGGACTACCAGGGGCCGTTACTAATTTG gagTGTATTTATTGTGAAGAAAATGTTAACAGCAGATTGTATGCACAAGATGAAGAAGAAATCCATAAAATGGAGTttaatgaaatgaatgaagcCATTGGGGAG AATAGCTCAACTACATTGAACCAAGTCAACAGTGAAAATGTTTAA